The following proteins are co-located in the Eubalaena glacialis isolate mEubGla1 chromosome 14, mEubGla1.1.hap2.+ XY, whole genome shotgun sequence genome:
- the SLC30A3 gene encoding probable proton-coupled zinc antiporter SLC30A3 isoform X2 — MSFHHCHRDPLPQPGLTPERLQAQRQLCAACAVCCVFMAGEVVGGYLAHSLAIMTDAAHLLADVGSMMGSLFSLWLSTRPATRTMTFGWHRSEWPLCCTRLGPTTATGPGGQSMHRWRRGLGSPCPWGTPASGRPLCTCWGTSCRALGCWPPPSSSTSSLNTRQLTPSAPFSSPSVPLDPRLPPFEMFSASSWKVSPEVWGLNLCGIPCCQCQEFGQPTSCTCGPLRLLTMLPPHTWPLTPRLTLKPSWLKPHLGSTPGLDSPALPCRSSSTSLRWPSACAAGSPPKPEARPHPHPTARPRLSPGLSATASLLTEKGRSWVRTLPLCPLPPANPPAPVGKTKVCVGSGARVRLNREVRAVGVCRSPVVPALRARGSPQPPFRAVHLSVWQAGWLGDLPVFVLLVCLSLGEVSRGPLPTWLSLCLCRSPKACTLSVCSSLMVLCVCVLVLWPVCLYLCGCAMVSLSLHHPCVCLGVCLAIPLLVLCPRLSQREGGLRRSSANKLVSNCTFQPLC; from the exons ATGTCCTTCCACCACTGCCACAGGGACCCTCTGCCACAGCCAGGTCTCACCCCTGAGAGGCTGCAGGCACAGAGGCAGCTGTGTGCCGCCTGTGCTGTGTGCTGCGTCTTCATGGCCGGGGAAGTAGtcg GTGGGTATTTGGCGCACAGCCTGGCCATTATGACTGATGCAGCCCACCTATTGGCAGATGTGGGCAGCATGATGGGCAGCCTCTTCTCCCTCTGGCTCTCTACCCGTCCAGCCACCCGCACCATGACCTTTGGCTGGCACCGCTCAG AATGGCCTTTGTGCTGCACCAGGCTGGGCCCCACCACAGCCACGGGTCCAGGGGGGCAGAGTATGCACCGCtggaggaggggcctggggagcCCCTGCCCCTGGGGAACACCAGCGTCCGGGCGGCCTTTGTGCACGTGCTGGGGGACCTCCTGCAGAGCCTTGGGGTGCTGGCCGCCTCCATCCTCATCTACTTCAAG CCTCAATACAAGGCAGCTGACCCCATCAGCacctttctcttctccatctgtGCCCTTGGATCCACGGCTCCCACCCTTCGAGATGTTCTCCGCGTCCTCATGGAAG GTATCCCCCGAAGTGTGGGGTTTGAACCTGTGCGGGATACCCTGTTGTCAGTGCCAGGAGTTCGGGCAACCCACGAGCTGCACCTGTGGTCCCTTACGCTTACTTACCATGTTGCCTCCGCACACCTGGCCATTG ACTCCACGGCTGACCCTGAAGCCGTCCTGGCTGAAGCCACATCTCGGCTCCACTCCCGGTTTGGATTCTCCAGCTCTACCCTGCAGGTCGAGCAGTACCAGCCTGAGATGGCCCAGTGCCTGCGCTGCCGGGAGCCCCCCCAAGCCTGAGGCACGGCCGCACCCTCACCCCACTGCCAGGCCCAGGCTCAGCCCTGGACTCTCAGCAACTGCCTCCCTGCTCACGGAGAAGGGACGGAGCTGGGTCCGTACCCTTCCTCTCTGCCCGCTTCCACCTGCCAACCCCCCAGCCCCAGTGGGCAAGACCAAAGTGTGTGTGGGGAGTGGGGCCAGAGTCAGGCTGAACAGGGAAGTCAGGGCAGTCGGGGTGTGTAGAAGTCCTGTGGTCCCTGCTCTCCGTGCTCGGGGCAGCCCCCAGCCTCCTTTCCGTGCAGTTCATTTGTCTGTGTggcaggctggctggctgggggATCTGCCTGTCTTTGTGCTGTTGGTGTGCCTAAGCCTGGGGGAGGTCAGCAGGGGCCCCCTCCCCACGTGGCTCTCTCTCTGTCTATGCAGGAGCCCCAAAGCCTGCACTTTGTCCGTGTGTTCTAGCCttatggttttgtgtgtgtgtgtcttggtgCTGTGGCCTGTGTGTCTCTACCTGTGTGGCTGTGCTATGGTCTCTCTGAGTCTGCACCATCCATGTGTCTGTTTGGGGGTCTGTCTGGCCATCCCTCTGTTGGTGCTGTGCCCTCGGCTCTCCCAGAGAGAGGGAGGACTCCGCCGCAGCTCTGCCAATAAACTTGTATCTAACTGCACCTTTCAGCCCCTGTGCTGA
- the SLC30A3 gene encoding probable proton-coupled zinc antiporter SLC30A3 isoform X1: protein MEASPATGGSETTRLVSPRDRGGAGGGLRLKSLFTEPSEPLTEEPKPVEMSFHHCHRDPLPQPGLTPERLQAQRQLCAACAVCCVFMAGEVVGGYLAHSLAIMTDAAHLLADVGSMMGSLFSLWLSTRPATRTMTFGWHRSEWPLCCTRLGPTTATGPGGQSMHRWRRGLGSPCPWGTPASGRPLCTCWGTSCRALGCWPPPSSSTSSLNTRQLTPSAPFSSPSVPLDPRLPPFEMFSASSWKVSPEVWGLNLCGIPCCQCQEFGQPTSCTCGPLRLLTMLPPHTWPLTPRLTLKPSWLKPHLGSTPGLDSPALPCRSSSTSLRWPSACAAGSPPKPEARPHPHPTARPRLSPGLSATASLLTEKGRSWVRTLPLCPLPPANPPAPVGKTKVCVGSGARVRLNREVRAVGVCRSPVVPALRARGSPQPPFRAVHLSVWQAGWLGDLPVFVLLVCLSLGEVSRGPLPTWLSLCLCRSPKACTLSVCSSLMVLCVCVLVLWPVCLYLCGCAMVSLSLHHPCVCLGVCLAIPLLVLCPRLSQREGGLRRSSANKLVSNCTFQPLC, encoded by the exons TCTCTTCACAGAGCCCTCCGAGCCCCTCACCGAGGAGCCCAAACCCGTGGAGATGTCCTTCCACCACTGCCACAGGGACCCTCTGCCACAGCCAGGTCTCACCCCTGAGAGGCTGCAGGCACAGAGGCAGCTGTGTGCCGCCTGTGCTGTGTGCTGCGTCTTCATGGCCGGGGAAGTAGtcg GTGGGTATTTGGCGCACAGCCTGGCCATTATGACTGATGCAGCCCACCTATTGGCAGATGTGGGCAGCATGATGGGCAGCCTCTTCTCCCTCTGGCTCTCTACCCGTCCAGCCACCCGCACCATGACCTTTGGCTGGCACCGCTCAG AATGGCCTTTGTGCTGCACCAGGCTGGGCCCCACCACAGCCACGGGTCCAGGGGGGCAGAGTATGCACCGCtggaggaggggcctggggagcCCCTGCCCCTGGGGAACACCAGCGTCCGGGCGGCCTTTGTGCACGTGCTGGGGGACCTCCTGCAGAGCCTTGGGGTGCTGGCCGCCTCCATCCTCATCTACTTCAAG CCTCAATACAAGGCAGCTGACCCCATCAGCacctttctcttctccatctgtGCCCTTGGATCCACGGCTCCCACCCTTCGAGATGTTCTCCGCGTCCTCATGGAAG GTATCCCCCGAAGTGTGGGGTTTGAACCTGTGCGGGATACCCTGTTGTCAGTGCCAGGAGTTCGGGCAACCCACGAGCTGCACCTGTGGTCCCTTACGCTTACTTACCATGTTGCCTCCGCACACCTGGCCATTG ACTCCACGGCTGACCCTGAAGCCGTCCTGGCTGAAGCCACATCTCGGCTCCACTCCCGGTTTGGATTCTCCAGCTCTACCCTGCAGGTCGAGCAGTACCAGCCTGAGATGGCCCAGTGCCTGCGCTGCCGGGAGCCCCCCCAAGCCTGAGGCACGGCCGCACCCTCACCCCACTGCCAGGCCCAGGCTCAGCCCTGGACTCTCAGCAACTGCCTCCCTGCTCACGGAGAAGGGACGGAGCTGGGTCCGTACCCTTCCTCTCTGCCCGCTTCCACCTGCCAACCCCCCAGCCCCAGTGGGCAAGACCAAAGTGTGTGTGGGGAGTGGGGCCAGAGTCAGGCTGAACAGGGAAGTCAGGGCAGTCGGGGTGTGTAGAAGTCCTGTGGTCCCTGCTCTCCGTGCTCGGGGCAGCCCCCAGCCTCCTTTCCGTGCAGTTCATTTGTCTGTGTggcaggctggctggctgggggATCTGCCTGTCTTTGTGCTGTTGGTGTGCCTAAGCCTGGGGGAGGTCAGCAGGGGCCCCCTCCCCACGTGGCTCTCTCTCTGTCTATGCAGGAGCCCCAAAGCCTGCACTTTGTCCGTGTGTTCTAGCCttatggttttgtgtgtgtgtgtcttggtgCTGTGGCCTGTGTGTCTCTACCTGTGTGGCTGTGCTATGGTCTCTCTGAGTCTGCACCATCCATGTGTCTGTTTGGGGGTCTGTCTGGCCATCCCTCTGTTGGTGCTGTGCCCTCGGCTCTCCCAGAGAGAGGGAGGACTCCGCCGCAGCTCTGCCAATAAACTTGTATCTAACTGCACCTTTCAGCCCCTGTGCTGA
- the SLC30A3 gene encoding probable proton-coupled zinc antiporter SLC30A3 isoform X3, with amino-acid sequence MEASPATGGSETTRLVSPRDRGGAGGGLRLKSLFTEPSEPLTEEPKPVEMSFHHCHRDPLPQPGLTPERLQAQRQLCAACAVCCVFMAGEVVGGYLAHSLAIMTDAAHLLADVGSMMGSLFSLWLSTRPATRTMTFGWHRSETLGALASVVSLWMVTGILLYLAFIRLLHSDYHIEGGAMLLTASIAVCANLLMAFVLHQAGPHHSHGSRGAEYAPLEEGPGEPLPLGNTSVRAAFVHVLGDLLQSLGVLAASILIYFKPQYKAADPISTFLFSICALGSTAPTLRDVLRVLMEGIPRSVGFEPVRDTLLSVPGVRATHELHLWSLTLTYHVASAHLAIDSTADPEAVLAEATSRLHSRFGFSSSTLQVEQYQPEMAQCLRCREPPQA; translated from the exons TCTCTTCACAGAGCCCTCCGAGCCCCTCACCGAGGAGCCCAAACCCGTGGAGATGTCCTTCCACCACTGCCACAGGGACCCTCTGCCACAGCCAGGTCTCACCCCTGAGAGGCTGCAGGCACAGAGGCAGCTGTGTGCCGCCTGTGCTGTGTGCTGCGTCTTCATGGCCGGGGAAGTAGtcg GTGGGTATTTGGCGCACAGCCTGGCCATTATGACTGATGCAGCCCACCTATTGGCAGATGTGGGCAGCATGATGGGCAGCCTCTTCTCCCTCTGGCTCTCTACCCGTCCAGCCACCCGCACCATGACCTTTGGCTGGCACCGCTCAG AGACTCTGGGGGCTTTGGCCTCTGTGGTCTCCCTCTGGATGGTCACTGGCATCCTCCTGTACCTGGCCTTCATCCGCCTGCTGCACAGCGACTACCACATCGAGGGGGGTGCCATGCTGCTGACCGCCAGCATCGCAGTCTGTGCCAATCTGCT AATGGCCTTTGTGCTGCACCAGGCTGGGCCCCACCACAGCCACGGGTCCAGGGGGGCAGAGTATGCACCGCtggaggaggggcctggggagcCCCTGCCCCTGGGGAACACCAGCGTCCGGGCGGCCTTTGTGCACGTGCTGGGGGACCTCCTGCAGAGCCTTGGGGTGCTGGCCGCCTCCATCCTCATCTACTTCAAG CCTCAATACAAGGCAGCTGACCCCATCAGCacctttctcttctccatctgtGCCCTTGGATCCACGGCTCCCACCCTTCGAGATGTTCTCCGCGTCCTCATGGAAG GTATCCCCCGAAGTGTGGGGTTTGAACCTGTGCGGGATACCCTGTTGTCAGTGCCAGGAGTTCGGGCAACCCACGAGCTGCACCTGTGGTCCCTTACGCTTACTTACCATGTTGCCTCCGCACACCTGGCCATTG ACTCCACGGCTGACCCTGAAGCCGTCCTGGCTGAAGCCACATCTCGGCTCCACTCCCGGTTTGGATTCTCCAGCTCTACCCTGCAGGTCGAGCAGTACCAGCCTGAGATGGCCCAGTGCCTGCGCTGCCGGGAGCCCCCCCAAGCCTGA